The DNA segment TGGCAGGCCGCATCCACTATGACTACCTGAAGTGCGTGGCTCTCTTCCACCGCGAGAAGGCAGACGAGGCGAAGGTCATCGCCGCCGCGACACTACCCACCCTGCCGCCCGGCGTCTGGCGCGACCGCTACCAGGCGGTGGTGAGCCAGGCGGATGAGATCGCCGCGCTTGCCAAAGCACCCGTGCCCAAGGAAGAGGCGGGCGGAAAGGCCGCGCCGCAGCTTGATCTGGCGCCGTCCGGCGATGGCAGGTTGGTCCTGCGCCACCGTGCGCTGGACAAGGCCTCACTCCGTTTCTTCCGTGTGGACCTGGAGATCCTGTTCTCAAAAGACCCGTTCCTGCAGGGCGGCGAAGGCGGCAACGCCGAACCGGCCATCCTGCCCAACGCCACCCTCGACGTGCCGCTGGCCGCCGGAACCACCGAAACCGGCGTGGACCTGCCCGCCGGGATGAAGGGCGGCAATGTCCTGATCTCCGCGGACTCCGGCAACACCCGCCTCCTGAAGGTGCTGGACTCCGGTGCGCTTGACATCCGCCGGCAGCCGCTGGAACGCACCATCCAGGTGCTGGACACCGCCGGACACCCGCTGCCGAAGACGTATGTGAAGGTCTATGCGGAAACCCGGAACGGAGAGATCAACTTCCACAAGGACGGCTACACCGACCTGCGCGGCAAGTTCGACTACCTGAGCCACACCGCCATCGACAGCTCCACCATCAAGCGCATCGCCATCCTGACCAGCCACCCGGACAAAGGCGCGAGGATCGGGATCCATGAGCGGTGAGTGGTTAACACTGCAACCGAGTAAGGAGGGTGGACATTGCGGCTGCGCCGCTATGTCCGCTTCGCTCCCGTTCCTGTCCACCGGCGGCATTGGCGAATCATCAAAGGATTCACCATGAAGTTGAAAAGGGCTTAAAGGAAGGATGAAGGGGAGAATCTGTTAGGGAATACCTTTGCTGATGGGTTCCCATTGCAGCCGGAGGACAGGAGTGAGGTGCAACCCTAAATTGGACCACTGGTGTCCTTCATTTCTGTCTCTGGAATCGGGCTTCGAATTGGTTGGGACTGAGGTATCCGATCGACGAATGGAGCCGCCTCGGATTGTAGAAGGCATCGATGTAGCTGAAGATCTTCTGCCGCGCCTCATCCAGATTCCTGAAGATTTCCTCCTCCGCCATTTCCGCTTTGAGGGTACCCATGAAGGATTCGGTCCTGGCGTTGTCGTAGGGATTGGCCAGCCGCGACATGCTCTGTCGCAGGCCTGATCCGGCAAGCATCGCCCTGAACGCGGTGCTCGAATACTGGCTGCCCCGGTCGCTGTGGAAAATGGTGGAAACGATCTTCCTGCGGCTCTGGAGCGCCTGCCGCAGGGCATCGGTGACCAACGCGCGGTCGATGGAGCGTGACAGGCTCCAGCCGATGATCCGGCGTGACCACAGGTCGATGACCACGGCGAGGTAGAGCCAACCCTCACGGCTCGGGATGAAGGTGATGTCCCCGGCCCAGACCTGGTCGGGAGCCTGGGGTGGCGGCAGTTTGGCAAGCAGGTTGGCACAGGGATGGGAGGCCTTGCCATCGCTGGTCTTCGGGGTGAAGCGCCGGCGCTGGATGGCGTGGAGACCTTGCCGGCGCATCATCCTGCGCGCCCGCTGCCAGCCGCAGGAGACGCCACGATTGGCCAATTCGCAGGCGATCCGGCGGTAGCCGTAGCAGCGGCGGTTGGCGTGGAAGATGGTGCTGATGAGGGCGGCGAGTTCCTGATCCGGCCAGGGTTGCGCGGGAGGACGGGGCTTGTGGTGATAGGTGCTGCGCGGCAAACCCAGCACCGAGCAGATCCTGCGCAGGCTGGCCCCGCTGCTTTCCCGCAGCTCCTTGATCAGCGTTCTGGATCGGGTGGAACAGAGGAGCCCAGGATCGCGGAGGCTTTTTTTAAAATGTCGTTCTCCTGGGTGAGGCGGGCCAGTTCGCGGCGGACCGCCTGCAACTCGGAAACCAAGGCGGCTTCCTTTTGCGGGGAGGTGGGGCGCGGGGCGGGCTTCCGTGCCTTGTCGCGCCAGCGGTAGAGGGCGCTGCGCGCCACGCCGAGCTGGCGGGACACCTCGGTGACCGATCCACAGGCGTCGATCAAGGCAACGGCACGGATCATGAACTCATCACTATACTGGGCACTCATGGGGATGGTTGGTTCTGACTGTCCTCTATTCTCCGGGGACAAATGGTCCAACCATTTAACTCACCTCAGGAGTGTCCTCCTTACTTCAGAAACACCTCGCGGGGCTTCGCGCCTTCGCCGGGGCCGACGACGCCGCGTTGCTCCAGGATGTCCACCATCCGCGCGGCACGGGTATAGCCCAGCCGCAGGCGGCGCTGGAGGAGGGACGTGCTGGCTTTCTTCTCCTGCCGCACCACTTCGATGCACTTCATGATCAGCTCCTCATCCGCGTCGGAGACTTCTTCCCCCTCCTCGTCGTCGGAGGAGTTGATGGAGGCGTTGATGTCGATGTCGAAGGTGGGCGAGCCCTGGGCTGCGCAGTGATCGACGATGCGCTCCACCTCCGCGTCGGAAACGAAGGCACCTTGGGAACGTTCCAGTTTCGCGGATCCCGGTGGCAGGAACAGCATGTCCCCCTTACCCACCAGCTTGTCCGCGCCCTTGGTGTCCAGGATGACGCGTGAGTCCAGTGCGGAGGAAACCTGGAAGGCGATCCTGCACGGGATGTTCGCCTTGATGATGCCGGTGACCACATCCGCCCGAGGCGTCTGCGTGGCGATGATGAGGTGGATGCCCGCCGCACGCGCCTTCTGGGCGATCCGCGCGATGCACATCTCCACATCCGCCGGGGCGGTCTGCATGAGGTCGGCAAGCTCGTCGATGAGCACGACAATGTAGGGGAAGCGATCCGGGATCTGCTCCTCGGCGATCTCCAGTTCATCGTCATCCGCTTCCGGACCAAGGTCGCCTTCGCCCATGGAGGCGACGATGGCGTCAAGCTCCTCGTCGCTGATGGTCGGCTCCTGCGGCTCCGGTTCTTCCTCTTCCTTCGGGGTCTCCGTCTTATCCGGGCGCGGACGGTTGTTGAAGCTGTCGAAGTTCCGCACGCCTTCCTTGGCGAAGATGCGGTAGCGCTTCTCCATCTCGTTCACCACCCACTTCAGCGCGGC comes from the Luteolibacter sp. SL250 genome and includes:
- a CDS encoding transposase — translated: MSAQYSDEFMIRAVALIDACGSVTEVSRQLGVARSALYRWRDKARKPAPRPTSPQKEAALVSELQAVRRELARLTQENDILKKASAILGSSVPPDPER
- a CDS encoding IS3 family transposase, giving the protein MIKELRESSGASLRRICSVLGLPRSTYHHKPRPPAQPWPDQELAALISTIFHANRRCYGYRRIACELANRGVSCGWQRARRMMRRQGLHAIQRRRFTPKTSDGKASHPCANLLAKLPPPQAPDQVWAGDITFIPSREGWLYLAVVIDLWSRRIIGWSLSRSIDRALVTDALRQALQSRRKIVSTIFHSDRGSQYSSTAFRAMLAGSGLRQSMSRLANPYDNARTESFMGTLKAEMAEEEIFRNLDEARQKIFSYIDAFYNPRRLHSSIGYLSPNQFEARFQRQK